Proteins from a genomic interval of Microscilla marina ATCC 23134:
- a CDS encoding hybrid sensor histidine kinase/response regulator encodes MYYLQEKLYQLVKVDKSVFDFVVTTSNQGLWCLQVKPPQDQWVSEGFYETFEDQIIEKKVWQALVKSKNKQVIQRSLDYYQTNDALPYLQFELCYTLQNGQELWATTQTLVTKDLSGVPVFLMGKVLRKYLKSPNHRNSAPVFAQEGTIQSKQSEGTWPFQDKELSTATKHLLEKTSAMAKLGAWELNLNTQQGFWSHTTRQIYEVPDGFVPTADRMLNFYKAESKEQVKHLIARCIRSKEVFSEELKVVTAKKREVWVRLVGQGEFEGEQCQRIYGTVQDINERKHQEEEAKKINTRLALATQTARVGIWEYDIVSNKLTWDDSMFELYGLKYEDFDGVYSAWVGLLHPDDVQRVEEEVAWAIEGKKEFDTAFRVVWQDSSVKYIKALARVHNDSQGSALFMIGTNWDITHEKLASEKLKEAKKQADTANKAKSEFLANMSHEIRTPLNGVIGFADLLQRSKLNETQQKYISTIYQSATSLLDIITNILDFSKIEAGKLDLMVAKTDLLNLSQQIINLIRYQAHKKDLEVLLHIDNDIPRFVWIDEVKMRQVLVNLLSNATKFTTEGEIELKIDLQERLDEEMVVLRFAVRDTGIGIAPENKGKIFEAFSQEDSSTTRRFGGTGLGLSISNKLLDLMGSRLLVESITGRGSVFYFDIPVKATVDAAIGKGGWQNIEGIEKVLIVDDNKNNRQILAEMLTIKDIEAEEVTNGLDALERLAAGKKYDIVFVDYHMPFMDGLETIKNIRQELAITAQDQPIVLFHSASDYGEFTGDVGALDIQQQLIKPVSIEQLFECLGSLHSLKEVSEPNVVEITQHLMDLSIKMLIVEDNAVNMQLSKVIVQGIMPDTTIVEACNGQEAIDVCKQELPDFIVMDIQMPQMNGYEATTYIRKIKGAENTPIIALTAGTLKGEKDRCLAAGMNDYISKPIVKHEFVQMINKWVISEKNMDTKNHFNQEALLETIGDNPKVKERIYAKTRAYLATVIPDIQAGIVSQNFDAVKASAHTLKGASRSMYLGKLAQMAEKLEGVTNMNPQETDELVEAIIQEINYIKTLI; translated from the coding sequence ATGTATTACCTCCAAGAGAAACTATATCAATTAGTTAAGGTAGATAAAAGTGTGTTTGATTTTGTAGTGACCACATCTAACCAGGGTTTATGGTGTTTGCAGGTAAAACCACCACAGGACCAATGGGTAAGCGAAGGGTTTTATGAAACTTTCGAGGATCAAATAATTGAAAAAAAAGTGTGGCAAGCACTGGTAAAGTCAAAAAACAAACAAGTCATACAGCGTAGCCTCGATTACTACCAAACAAACGACGCATTGCCTTACTTGCAGTTTGAGCTATGCTATACGCTTCAAAATGGTCAAGAGTTATGGGCTACTACCCAAACGCTGGTAACAAAAGACTTATCGGGTGTACCGGTATTTTTGATGGGAAAAGTACTAAGAAAATACCTTAAGTCACCTAATCATCGTAATTCTGCACCTGTGTTTGCCCAAGAGGGTACTATCCAGTCAAAACAAAGTGAAGGTACCTGGCCATTTCAAGATAAAGAGTTGAGCACTGCAACGAAACACTTGTTGGAGAAAACAAGTGCGATGGCAAAGCTGGGTGCCTGGGAGCTTAACCTGAACACTCAGCAGGGATTTTGGTCACATACAACCCGGCAAATATATGAAGTACCTGATGGCTTCGTGCCAACTGCTGATCGCATGTTAAACTTTTATAAAGCAGAAAGTAAAGAGCAGGTAAAACACCTGATTGCTCGTTGTATCAGGTCAAAAGAGGTGTTTAGTGAAGAACTAAAGGTGGTGACAGCCAAAAAACGCGAAGTATGGGTGAGGCTAGTGGGGCAGGGAGAGTTTGAGGGGGAGCAATGTCAAAGAATATATGGCACTGTTCAAGACATTAACGAACGCAAACATCAAGAGGAAGAAGCCAAAAAAATAAATACTCGCTTAGCGTTGGCTACTCAAACCGCTCGCGTGGGTATTTGGGAATACGATATTGTCAGTAACAAACTCACCTGGGACGACTCCATGTTTGAGTTGTATGGATTAAAATATGAAGATTTTGATGGGGTATACAGTGCATGGGTGGGTTTGTTGCACCCCGATGATGTACAAAGGGTAGAAGAGGAGGTAGCCTGGGCGATTGAGGGAAAAAAAGAGTTTGATACAGCGTTTAGAGTAGTTTGGCAAGATAGCTCCGTGAAGTATATCAAGGCTTTGGCACGGGTGCACAACGACAGTCAAGGCAGTGCTTTGTTTATGATTGGGACAAACTGGGATATTACCCACGAGAAACTGGCCAGCGAAAAACTCAAAGAAGCTAAAAAGCAAGCAGATACAGCTAATAAAGCAAAGTCGGAATTTCTTGCCAATATGAGTCATGAGATTCGTACCCCATTGAACGGAGTTATTGGGTTTGCAGACTTGCTGCAGAGAAGTAAACTGAATGAAACCCAACAAAAATATATTTCCACTATTTATCAATCGGCCACTTCATTGCTTGACATTATTACCAACATTCTCGATTTTTCTAAAATAGAGGCAGGCAAACTCGACCTTATGGTGGCTAAAACAGATTTGTTGAACTTAAGTCAACAAATTATAAATTTGATCAGGTATCAGGCACATAAAAAAGATCTGGAGGTGTTGTTGCATATAGACAACGACATACCAAGATTTGTATGGATAGATGAGGTGAAAATGAGGCAGGTATTGGTCAATTTATTGAGCAATGCTACCAAGTTTACAACCGAAGGTGAAATAGAGTTGAAAATAGACTTGCAGGAAAGGCTCGACGAAGAAATGGTTGTGTTGAGATTTGCAGTAAGAGATACAGGCATAGGTATAGCACCCGAGAATAAGGGTAAAATTTTTGAAGCATTCTCACAGGAAGACTCATCTACTACCCGAAGGTTTGGTGGCACAGGGTTGGGGTTGAGTATTTCTAATAAATTACTTGATTTGATGGGGAGTAGACTTTTGGTAGAGAGTATTACAGGGCGTGGAAGTGTTTTTTACTTTGATATTCCAGTAAAGGCAACAGTAGATGCTGCCATTGGTAAAGGAGGGTGGCAGAATATAGAAGGAATTGAAAAGGTGTTGATTGTTGATGACAATAAAAATAACCGGCAGATTTTGGCAGAAATGCTCACAATTAAAGATATTGAAGCAGAAGAGGTAACCAATGGGTTGGATGCGTTGGAGCGACTGGCTGCTGGCAAAAAGTATGACATTGTATTTGTTGACTATCATATGCCTTTTATGGATGGGCTGGAAACAATTAAAAATATTAGACAAGAGTTGGCAATTACAGCACAAGATCAGCCAATCGTTTTGTTTCATAGCGCCTCAGACTACGGTGAATTTACAGGTGACGTTGGTGCCTTAGATATTCAACAACAACTGATCAAGCCAGTAAGCATAGAGCAACTCTTCGAGTGTTTGGGCAGTTTACATAGTTTAAAAGAAGTGAGCGAGCCCAATGTTGTAGAAATAACGCAGCATTTGATGGATTTGTCGATAAAAATGCTCATTGTAGAAGACAATGCGGTAAATATGCAGTTGTCTAAAGTCATTGTACAAGGAATAATGCCAGATACAACAATAGTAGAAGCCTGTAATGGGCAAGAAGCCATTGACGTATGTAAGCAAGAATTGCCAGATTTTATTGTAATGGATATTCAAATGCCTCAAATGAATGGTTATGAGGCAACTACCTACATAAGAAAAATAAAAGGAGCTGAAAATACACCCATTATAGCACTTACTGCTGGCACTCTCAAGGGAGAAAAAGACAGGTGTTTGGCAGCAGGCATGAACGATTATATTAGCAAACCTATTGTAAAGCATGAATTTGTTCAAATGATTAACAAATGGGTAATTTCTGAAAAAAACATGGATACCAAAAATCATTTTAACCAAGAAGCTCTTTTAGAAACTATAGGAGATAATCCGAAAGTAAAAGAGAGAATTTATGCCAAAACAAGGGCTTACCTTGCTACTGTAATACCTGATATTCAAGCAGGTATTGTCAGTCAAAACTTTGACGCGGTAAAAGCCTCAGCGCATACCCTCAAAGGGGCATCAAGGTCAATGTATTTGGGCAAGCTTGCCCAAATGGCTGAAAAACTGGAAGGGGTAACCAATATGAATCCGCAAGAAACTGATGAACTGGTGGAAGCCATAATACAGGAAATTAACTATATAAAAACTTTGATTTAG
- a CDS encoding response regulator, whose amino-acid sequence MRILLFEKDEGERQKIIQLFRQVELKADLTTDVAESEEQIMQLLQQTHYDCVYIGVDLFSMPDSEKLLTQIQELGKQTPIVVLLAHENEKNIYQSIINGVSGYLSKQQLNTPSILTSLKQALNSVGNKDHYEVSHLKQVFLSDMGHELRTPMSAILGFSGLLMQSNLDESQYKFAQSIYEATNNLLTIINDVLDYSKIESGKLTIEQADFNVRHLLHKIQKRFENQGIHQHKPYLALYIDEKLPDFLKSDDKRLEQILWNLINESTKFIVGSSIDLFARMIAYKEGQVNVQFEVKCAGASISQDQVKTIFDSLNYLGTNHFQRFGDIGLGLVIVKKLVSFLGGNIVVQHNKIGEVSFICDFRMEVGQAIQEQSNGLEDGVALDNVRVLVCEDNILSQELTKEILHRLGCKVDIADNGKVGVEKLQNKAAQYDVVLMDIQMPKMNGIEATYAIRELDSVVKDIPVIALTAQNVTDEKDKYFEAGMTDYLTKPFTPADITRKVLKHLPKKATKSHPTSTTQTTGQTTSHTLFDLNFLRDAFGDNPVIFQELLQLLTNQFLKFKQDVSNGLFMKNWKVIANAAQIIKTNLRAFGLKSLENKVILIEEYASKQESVGLIPDLIRDCEDIFAGAIKELNSLLEDENTTQGKHLYRNS is encoded by the coding sequence ATGAGAATACTATTATTTGAGAAAGATGAAGGTGAGAGGCAAAAGATCATTCAACTGTTTCGTCAGGTAGAGCTAAAAGCTGACCTTACAACTGATGTGGCAGAGAGTGAGGAGCAAATAATGCAGCTATTGCAACAAACTCATTATGATTGTGTGTATATAGGTGTTGATTTGTTTAGCATGCCTGATAGTGAAAAGCTATTAACACAAATACAGGAGCTTGGCAAACAAACGCCTATTGTGGTTTTGTTGGCTCACGAAAATGAAAAAAATATCTACCAAAGTATAATAAATGGTGTAAGTGGTTACTTGTCGAAGCAACAGTTGAACACCCCGTCTATTCTTACTAGTTTAAAGCAAGCCCTCAATAGCGTAGGCAACAAAGATCATTACGAGGTAAGCCATTTAAAGCAAGTGTTTCTCTCTGATATGGGGCATGAACTAAGAACCCCCATGTCGGCCATATTAGGGTTTTCAGGCTTATTGATGCAATCTAACCTTGACGAAAGCCAATACAAGTTTGCCCAATCTATTTACGAGGCAACCAACAACCTGTTGACCATTATCAACGATGTTTTAGATTACTCTAAAATAGAGTCTGGGAAGTTGACTATTGAGCAGGCAGATTTTAATGTAAGACACCTGTTGCATAAAATTCAAAAACGCTTTGAGAATCAGGGAATTCACCAGCATAAGCCTTATTTAGCGCTGTATATCGACGAAAAACTGCCCGACTTTTTGAAAAGCGATGATAAAAGATTAGAACAAATACTTTGGAACCTGATCAATGAGTCGACCAAGTTTATTGTGGGTAGTAGTATAGATTTGTTTGCACGCATGATTGCCTACAAAGAGGGACAAGTGAATGTTCAGTTTGAAGTGAAATGTGCAGGAGCAAGCATTTCACAAGACCAGGTGAAAACCATTTTTGATAGTCTTAATTACTTGGGTACCAATCACTTTCAACGTTTTGGTGACATAGGGCTTGGGTTAGTCATTGTTAAGAAACTGGTTAGTTTTTTGGGAGGCAACATTGTAGTGCAGCATAATAAGATTGGTGAGGTAAGTTTTATATGTGATTTTAGAATGGAAGTAGGGCAGGCAATTCAGGAACAAAGCAATGGCTTGGAAGATGGTGTAGCACTAGATAATGTGCGTGTATTGGTGTGTGAAGACAACATACTTAGCCAGGAACTAACTAAAGAAATATTGCACCGTTTGGGTTGTAAGGTAGACATTGCAGATAATGGCAAGGTAGGGGTAGAAAAACTGCAAAACAAAGCCGCGCAATACGATGTGGTGTTGATGGACATCCAAATGCCAAAAATGAATGGGATAGAGGCTACTTATGCCATTAGAGAGTTAGACAGTGTGGTCAAAGATATTCCGGTAATAGCACTGACTGCCCAAAATGTAACCGATGAAAAAGACAAGTACTTTGAAGCAGGAATGACTGATTATTTGACCAAGCCTTTTACACCAGCAGATATTACCCGAAAAGTATTGAAACATTTGCCCAAAAAGGCAACCAAAAGCCATCCCACAAGTACTACACAAACTACTGGTCAGACTACTTCACACACATTGTTTGACCTTAATTTTTTGCGCGATGCCTTTGGCGATAATCCAGTGATTTTCCAAGAGTTACTTCAGTTGCTTACCAATCAGTTCTTAAAGTTTAAACAAGATGTAAGCAACGGGTTATTTATGAAAAACTGGAAGGTAATTGCCAACGCTGCCCAAATCATCAAAACAAATTTGCGTGCATTTGGGCTCAAATCATTGGAAAATAAAGTAATTTTGATTGAGGAATACGCCAGTAAACAAGAAAGTGTAGGTCTTATTCCAGACCTGATCAGAGATTGTGAAGATATTTTTGCTGGTGCAATCAAAGAACTTAATTCTTTATTGGAAGATGAAAACACTACTCAAGGAAAACATTTATATAGAAACAGCTAG
- a CDS encoding GNAT family N-acetyltransferase, translating into MKTLLKENIYIETASVQDAELLADLQCKMAWETEEYMLDRNTVLQGLQALFNDVSKGIYYKVTHNEQVIGCMLNTFEWSEWRNGYVLWIQSLYIVPEFRAQGLFKLMYQYLQHKVKADNNLMGIRLYVDKTNVKASQVYKAIGMSDEHYTFFEWLNE; encoded by the coding sequence ATGAAAACACTACTCAAGGAAAACATTTATATAGAAACAGCTAGTGTGCAGGACGCCGAGCTATTGGCAGACTTGCAATGTAAAATGGCGTGGGAAACCGAAGAGTATATGCTTGATCGTAACACGGTGTTGCAAGGGTTACAAGCTTTGTTTAATGATGTTTCTAAAGGTATATATTACAAAGTGACTCATAATGAGCAGGTGATAGGTTGTATGCTCAATACGTTTGAATGGAGCGAGTGGCGTAATGGGTATGTCTTGTGGATACAGTCGCTGTATATTGTGCCAGAGTTTAGAGCCCAAGGTTTGTTTAAACTGATGTACCAATACTTACAACACAAAGTAAAAGCTGACAACAACCTGATGGGCATCAGACTGTATGTAGACAAAACCAACGTGAAAGCCTCGCAAGTATACAAAGCCATTGGAATGAGTGATGAACATTATACCTTTTTTGAGTGGTTAAACGAGTAA
- a CDS encoding acyl-CoA dehydrogenase family protein produces MEATANKELIKGGEFLIKETTADQVFIPEDFSEEQRMMAQTCEDFVQKEVVPRLEEIDEAKDPALMSSLLDKAGELGLLATGVPTEYDGFGMDFNSSMLITDYTGQGHSFVVALSAHTGIGTLPIQYYGSEAQKAKYLPKLATGEWKACYCLTEPDAGSDANSGKTKAELTEDGKHYIINGQKMWITNGGFADIFIVFAKIDDDKKLTAFIIEKDFGGITMNAPEAKMGIKGSDTRQVFFNDCKVPIENMLSTRENGFKIAVNILNIGRIKLCASTHGGAKAALNHSIGYANERKQFGTSIANFGAIKHKLAQQAVRLYATESAMYRAGQNIDDSIAAMIANGTPEAEAKLKSFEQFAIECALLKVFGSETIDYVSDEMVQIYGGMGYSADAPADRCYRDSRINRIFEGTNEINRILSIGTIVTRSMKGELNVMGAAMEVQKELMSGKKPEIAPEGSPNFAYEKSLISHMKKALLVSAGAAVQALNKSFSEEQEIMIHLADMLMNIYTAESALLRTEKLVNRNGADACQMQLDLCNVYLHDTVDSVYMSGKQAISAFAEGDMYKNLMGALRGFGRTHAYNAKAARRRIADQMIEKGSYTFN; encoded by the coding sequence ATGGAAGCTACAGCCAATAAAGAATTAATTAAAGGTGGGGAATTTCTTATCAAAGAAACTACTGCCGATCAAGTCTTTATCCCTGAAGATTTTAGCGAAGAACAACGAATGATGGCGCAAACCTGTGAAGACTTCGTTCAGAAAGAAGTGGTTCCTCGTTTAGAAGAAATAGATGAAGCTAAAGATCCTGCCCTCATGAGTAGTTTGCTAGACAAAGCCGGCGAGCTTGGTTTACTTGCTACTGGTGTACCTACCGAATACGATGGTTTTGGAATGGATTTTAACTCATCGATGTTGATTACCGACTATACCGGGCAAGGACACTCGTTTGTAGTAGCACTATCGGCACATACTGGTATTGGTACCCTGCCTATTCAATATTATGGCAGCGAAGCCCAAAAAGCAAAATATTTGCCCAAACTTGCCACTGGTGAATGGAAAGCGTGTTACTGTCTGACCGAGCCTGATGCGGGTTCTGACGCGAACTCTGGCAAAACCAAGGCTGAATTGACCGAAGATGGCAAGCACTACATCATCAACGGGCAAAAAATGTGGATAACCAATGGAGGGTTTGCCGATATATTCATTGTATTTGCCAAAATAGATGATGACAAAAAACTGACTGCCTTTATTATAGAAAAAGACTTTGGTGGCATCACTATGAATGCTCCTGAAGCCAAAATGGGTATCAAAGGTTCAGACACTCGCCAAGTGTTTTTCAACGATTGTAAAGTGCCCATAGAAAACATGTTATCTACCCGTGAAAACGGTTTTAAGATTGCGGTAAACATTCTAAACATTGGACGTATCAAGTTGTGTGCTTCTACCCACGGTGGCGCCAAGGCTGCCTTGAACCATTCTATAGGATATGCTAACGAACGCAAGCAGTTTGGAACTTCTATTGCTAACTTTGGAGCTATCAAACATAAACTTGCCCAACAAGCGGTACGTTTATACGCTACTGAGTCGGCTATGTACCGCGCCGGACAAAATATTGATGACAGTATTGCCGCTATGATTGCCAATGGCACACCCGAAGCTGAGGCTAAACTTAAGAGTTTTGAACAATTTGCCATTGAATGCGCCCTGCTTAAGGTATTTGGTTCTGAAACTATAGATTATGTATCAGACGAAATGGTACAAATTTATGGTGGAATGGGCTATTCTGCCGATGCTCCTGCTGACCGCTGTTACCGCGACTCACGCATTAACCGTATTTTTGAAGGAACCAACGAAATCAACCGTATTTTGTCTATAGGTACCATCGTAACACGCAGCATGAAGGGAGAGCTTAACGTAATGGGTGCGGCTATGGAGGTTCAAAAAGAGTTGATGAGTGGCAAAAAGCCAGAGATTGCTCCTGAGGGATCGCCTAACTTTGCTTATGAGAAGAGCCTGATTAGCCACATGAAAAAAGCTTTGTTGGTAAGTGCGGGTGCCGCAGTTCAAGCCTTGAACAAGTCGTTTAGCGAAGAGCAGGAAATTATGATACACCTGGCCGACATGCTAATGAATATTTATACGGCTGAGTCGGCACTGTTAAGAACAGAAAAACTAGTAAACCGCAATGGAGCCGATGCTTGTCAAATGCAGTTAGACCTTTGCAACGTATACTTACACGATACTGTAGATAGTGTGTATATGTCGGGCAAACAAGCCATCAGTGCTTTTGCTGAAGGTGATATGTATAAAAATTTAATGGGTGCATTGCGAGGTTTTGGCCGCACACACGCTTATAATGCCAAGGCTGCCCGCCGAAGAATTGCCGATCAGATGATCGAAAAAGGATCGTATACTTTCAATTAA